The Zalophus californianus isolate mZalCal1 chromosome X, mZalCal1.pri.v2, whole genome shotgun sequence genome window below encodes:
- the ARMCX5 gene encoding armadillo repeat-containing X-linked protein 5 — protein MTRDVGKMEAMTKNRVMTETKAKSMAEPGIVPQTKPKVMPMARVSAVTKYEVEAGAGREANIRSFAKADDKANIKSRPQRKREDGIKFRAGAGDRAGIVIESSDEDEENVCSWFWTGEEPSVGSWFWPEEETPSQVYKPPPKIQEKPKPIPKPELTIKQKAAAWSRARYSVLVPIEGGEPSLPAEGNWTLVETLIETPLGIRPLTKIPPYNGPYFQTLAEIKNQVKYREKYGPNPRACRCKSRDFSLEPKEFDKLVALLKLTKDPFIHEIATMIMGISPAYPFTQDIIHDVGITVMIENLVNNPNVTEHPRALNMVDDNSESSEEPKPAELYIHQVCKDIISYPLNSPVQLAGLKLLVHLSVKFEDHRIIANYIPDFLTLLNKGSVKTKFYVLKVFLRLSKNQANTRELISAKVLSSLVAPFNKNESKANILNIIEIFENINFQFKKKVKLFTKEEFTKSELISIFQEAKEFGQKLQDLAEHSDPEVRDKVIRLILKL, from the coding sequence ATGACAAGGGATGTGGGCAAGATGGAAGCTATGACTAAGAATAGAGTCATGACTGAGACTAAGGCAAAATCCATGGCAGAACCTGGTATAGTGCCCCAGACCAAGCCAAAGGTGATGCCTATGGCCAGGGTCAGTGCAGTGACCAAGTACGAAGTCGAGGCTGGTGCTGGACGTGAAGCCAATATCAGGTCCTTTGCCAAGGCTGATGATAAAGCCAATATTAAGTCCAGgccccagagaaagagagaggatggcATCAAattcagggctggggctggggacagagctggtATTGTAATCGAGTCCAGTGATGAGGATGAAGAAAATGTCTGCTCCTGGTTCTGGACCGGAGAAGAGCCTAGTGTAGGATCCTGGTTCTGGCCTGAAGAGGAGACTCCTTCTCAAGTTTATAAGCCTCCACCTAAGATCCAGGAAAAGCCCAAGCCCATACCCAAACCAGAACTcactataaaacaaaaagcagcaGCATGGTCAAGGGCCAGGTATAGTGTCCTAGTCCCAATAGAAGGAGGGGAGCCGTCCTTGCCTGCAGAAGGGAATTGGACTCTGGTTGAGACCTTAATTGAAACTCCTCTGGGGATTCGGCCTCTGACCAAGATCCCACCCTATAATGGGCCTTACTTCCAAACCTTAGCTGAGATCAAAAACCAGGTTAAGTATAGGGAAAAGTATGGGCCCAATCCAAGAGCCTGCCGCTGTAAATCACGTGACTTTAGTTTAGAGCCTAAAGAGTTTGATAAACTCGTTGCCCTACTTAAGTTAACTAAGGATCCTTTTATTCATGAAATAGCTACTATGATAATGGGCATCAGTCCTGCTTATCCATTTACCCAAGATATAATTCATGATGTAGGTATTACTGTTATGATTGAAAACTTGGTCAATAATCCCAATGTTACAGAACACCCTAGAGCTTTAAATATGGTAGATGACAACTCTGAGTCTTCTGAAGAACCAAAACCAGCAGAGTTATATATACATCAAGTTTGTAAGGACATAATCTCTTACCCGTTGAACTCCCCTGTGCAACTGGCTGGACTAAAATTATTAGTGCACCTGAGTGTGAAATTTGAGGATCACCGTATAATTGCTAATTACATTCCAGATTTTCTTACTTTGTTAAACAAGGGAAGTGTCAAAAccaagttttatgttttaaaagtgtttttgcGCTTGTCTAAAAATCAAGCCAATACAAGAGAACTGATTAGTGCCAAAGTACTATCATCATTGGTTGCTCCCTTTAACAAGAATGAGTCAAAGGCCAATATTCTTAATATCattgaaatatttgagaatataaaTTTCCAATTCAAAAAGAAGGTGAAGCTGTTTACCAAGGAAGAGTTCACTAAATCTGAGCTTATTTCCATATTCCAGGAAGCAAAAGAGTTTGGTCAGAAACTCCAAGACTTAGCAGAGCACAGTGATCCTGAGGTGAGAGATAAAGTTATACGATTAATACTCAAACTCTGA